In a single window of the Drosophila albomicans strain 15112-1751.03 chromosome 3, ASM965048v2, whole genome shotgun sequence genome:
- the LOC117569880 gene encoding intraflagellar transport protein 172 homolog, producing the protein MQLKYLRTLLEGQEQIQRIAGLAWSPNQQKLAIATADRHILLYDDAGERRDKFSTKPANAANGKNSYVIRGLAFSPDSTKLAVGQSDSIVYVYKLGESWNDKKVICNKFPQAGAVTALIWLTSGAIIAGLEDGKIRALHCKSNKSQSLYGGDSICISLASNTKGTGFLSGHNDGTIIRYYLTEEASEPLGRIVQHPVPPFALAWPQGGFCAGGCDQRIIFYDSVGRQQRTFDFSRTEGEREFTVAACSPNGQAVAFGSYDRIRIFAWSPRQSAWSESASKEISCLYTLSALIWRRDGARLALGSVSGAVLLFESVLKRTIWQDKFELIFVAPSQLLVRSLAEPTQQLTIESQLGLEIDDVRIMGKDNYLVGRTEESLILCDLTRNLASEVPWTASGRHERFYFENPHVCLVFNVGELSLVEYGDNRILGSVRTEFVNPHVISVRLNERGNARENKKLAFLLDAKTICVVDLVSQQVSGQINHETKIDWLELSETAHKLLFRDKKLRLILVDNYNGKKQTLLSNISFVQWVPQSDVVVAQSNTNLAIWYNIDLPEHVTLQTMRGEAIEVLRENGHTVVRSQDGPSEHTYQLDEGLVEFGTAVNDNDFGRAVHFLESLGDKPAAKAMWHNLAIISLEEGNLRVAQRCYAALANVSKAYYLAEMIEQADNFEQATGSPGIHCPEVRAKLALLSSDLRAAERIYLEQGDIEAALAMYQQLRMWDEAVALAERRGYARLPELRQQHMDFLLETDQQEKAGQVLEDEGELQQAMALFLKANKPARAARLALKTPHLLQDEQLMLQVTEGLVHCELYELAGDIAHRLSRPEAALALYRKGGAYARALELARVVSPQEVTALEEQWGDWLVSRKQLDASINHYIEAGATQKALEAAVGAKQWRKAVQIAKVLDEPELIQRYALDLSKHLAFAGDLDGAEDLLVRANLYKDAIELLNRHGKWERAYVLGEKYLKAEQLRELFVQLGSSLEEQGKYRDAEKVLIAVNEPDLAIAMYKRRELYDSMIRLVERYHKDLLDSTHLHLARQLESRGKFKNAELHFIASGDWKSAVHMYCSSSRWEDGYRVAKQKGTEGASQQVAYMWAKSMPLESAVRLLSKLGLLDTAVGFACDSGQFEFAMELCRFAGKPTDEVHLKIAMSLEDEGKFEEAEAEFLKAHKPKEAILMYQHAGDWAAALNVAEQHLPDAINDVLIGQASAALETRNYQDYEMLLLRAQRPDLIIDYYKQESLYEDALRIAEEHYPSAMNDLRRLHAQQQRGQQQGEDVTSDSRAYLQRAAEFAKREQFRKAAECLMQIDASNAEDAGTLERALLRAAEIVNQFLEGKDAQDLAQTLGPRLLAIKQIGPAAQLYLAADMPKQAVDVFIRAEQWSKARRLAKEIDAELLAYVEQQQKSRLKHEGNVEQLADIDIISALDLLAEQGQWQRCLDKAKQLNPSVLQKYVAAYAAQLIRESDCINALGLYLSYGAPPIEEHFNLYSRIALDCLSLREEQSEGGSLWQRLRDFLYRMIIGVRGSEHAQSAFAGKAEQYLTIAHYYATRAACRPVPSLQPVAVRLSLALLRHTDVLPVDKGFYEAGMELRQAGREAEAFVMLNHYLDVCEAIEEGSGNLVDHSDLAATDFPSSVPLPEDIHLKNEPNLHEEVREWVLAVSMDQQVDQLLPNDDRGLYESSLGANDMPCLLSGYPVRGRQPVTFQSSNNQVNRDVWSKFAVAVKMAPGSGVTDIIAFVEKWQGAANYVMH; encoded by the exons atgcaattgaaatatttgcgcaCATTGCTCGAGGGTCAG GAGCAAATTCAGCGAATCGCAGGACTTGCCTGGTCCCCTAATCAGCAGAAATTGGCAATTGCCACCGCAGATCGTCACATTCTACTCTACGATGATGCAGGGGAGCGCAGGGATAAGTTTAGCACGAAGCCAGCGAATGCAGCGAATGGCAAGAACTCCTATGTCATCAGAGGATTAGCTTTTAGTCCGGATTCAACCAAGTTGGCTGTGGGGCAGAGCGACAGCATTGTCTATGTGTACAAGCTGGGCGAGTCGTGGAACGACAAGAAGGTCATTTGCAATAAGTTTCCTCAAGCTGGAGCAGTTACTGCTCTAATCTGGCTCACCTCAGGCGCCATCATCGCTG GTCTTGAGGATGGCAAAATTCGTGCACTGCACTGCAAAAGTAATAAGTCCCAGAGTCTTTATGGAGGCgacagcatttgcatttctctAGCCTCGAATACCAAAGGAACTGGCTTCCTTAGTGGACACAACGATGGCACCATTATTCGCTATTACCTCACAGAGGAGGCCAGCGAACCCTTGGGTCGTATTGTTCAGCATCCAGTGCCGCCCTTTGCTCTCGCCTGGCCTCAGGGTGGATTTTGCGCAGGAGGTTGCGATCAGCGCATAATCTTTTACGACAGCGTG GGTCGCCAGCAGCGCACCTTCGATTTTTCCCGCACGGAAGGAGAACGGGAGTTCACTGTGGCTGCCTGCAGTCCCAATGGTCAGGCTGTTGCCTTCGGCAGCTATGATCGCATAAGGATATTCGCCTGGAGTCCGCGTCAAAGCGCATGGAGCGAAAGTGCCAGCAAGGAGATCAGCTGTCTATATACTTTAAGTGCGTTGATCTGGCGAAGGGATGGAGCACGCCTGGCTCTAGGGTCTGTGAGTGGAGCGGTGTTGCTCTTCGAGTCTGTGCTGAAGCGAACCATCTGGCAGGATAAGTTCGAGTTAATCTTTGTGGCACCAAGTCAGTTGCTGGTGCGTTCGTTGGCAGAGCCAACGCAGCAATTAACCATCGAATCACAGCTGGGACTAGAGATTGATGATGTGCGCATCATGGGGAAGGATAACTACTTAGTAGGACGTACTGAGGAGTCGCTTATACTCTGCGATCTTACGCGGAATCTAGCCAGTGAAGTCCCATGGACAGCCTCAGGACGACATGAACGTTTCTACTTCGAAAACCCGCATGTCTGTCTTGTCTTCAATGTGGGAGAATTGAGTCTCGTGGAGTATGGCGACAATCGAATACTCGGCTCGGTGCGCACCGAGTTTGTTAATCCTCACGTTATCTCCGTGCGTTTAAATGAGCGTGGCAATGCGCGAGAGAACAAGAAGCTCGCTTTTCTGCTGGATGCCAAGACCATTTGTGTTGTGGATCTAGTCAGTCAACAGGTCAGCGGTCAAATCAATCACGAGACCAAGATTGATTGGCTGGAGCTCAGTGAGACTGCACACAAGCTGCTCTTTCGGGACAAGAAGTTGAGATTAATTCTCGTTGACAACTACAATGGCAAGAAACAGACGCTGCTCAGTAATATTTCCTTTGTTCAGTGGGTGCCACAGAGCGATGTCGTCGTGGCCCAAAGCAACACTAATCTCGCTATTTGGTATAACATCGATCTACCCGAACACGTGACGCTGCAAACCATGAGGGGAGAAGCTATCGAGGTGCTGCGAGAGAAC GGACACACTGTGGTGCGCTCCCAGGACGGTCCCAGTGAGCATACCTATCAACTGGATGAGGGTCTTGTCGAATTCGGTACCGCAGTCAATGACAATGATTTTGGGCGTGCTGTGCACTTTTTGGAATCGCTGGGCGACAAGCCAGCTGCCAAGGCTATGTGGCACAATTTGGCCATTATTTCCCTAGAGGAAGGCAATCTGCGTGTTGCACAGCGTTGCTATGCAGCCCTGGCCAATGTGTCGAAGGCTTACTACCTGGCCGAGATGATTGAGCAAGCGGATAATTTTGAGCAAGCCACTGGCAGCCCGGGCATTCACTGTCCCGAGGTGCGGGCCAAGTTGGCGCTGCTCAGCTCTGATTTGAGAGCCGCAGAGAGGATCTATCTCGAGCAAGGTGACATCGAGGCGGCGCTGGCAATGTATCAGCAGCTGCGCATGTGGGATGAAGCTGTCGCCCTGGCCGAGAGAAGAGGTTATGCTCGTCTCCCTGAGCTACGACAGCAACACATGGACTTTCTACTCGAGACTGACCAACAGGAGAAGGCAGGTCAAGTGCTTGAGGATGAGGGGGAATTACAGCAGGCAATGGCGCTTTTCCTCAAGGCTAACAAACCTGCTCGCGCGGCACGTCTGGCTCTCAAGACGCCTCATCTGCTGCAGGACGAGCAACTGATGCTGCAGGTAACCGAGGGATTAGTGCACTGTGAGCTTTACGAGCTCGCCGGTGACATTGCTCATCGTCTGTCCCGCCCGGAAGCAGCATTAGCGCTCTATCGCAAGGGAGGAGCTTACGCTAGGGCTTTAGAACTGGCACGCGTGGTGTCGCCTCAGGAAGTGACTGCCTTGGAGGAGCAGTGGGGCGACTGGTTGGTCAGTCGCAAGCAGCTAGATGCCTCCATCAATCACTATATTGAGGCGGGTGCTACGCAAAAAGCGCTCGAGGCAGCTGTGGGTGCTAAGCAGTGGCGCAAGGCGGTGCAAATAGCCAAAGTTCTAGACGAACCTGAGCTCATTCAACGCTACGCTTTGGATCTGTCCAAGCACTTGGCATTTGCAGGGGATTTGGATGGCGCCGAGGACTTGCTGGTGCGTGCTAATCTCTACAAAGATGCCATCGAGCTTCTCAATCGCCATGGCAAATGGGAGCGTGCCTACGTGCTTGGGGAAAAGTACCTTAAGGCGGAGCAACTGCGAGAGCTTTTTGTGCAGCTAGGCAGCAGCCTCGAAGAGCAGGGCAAGTACCGGGATGCCGAGAAGGTGCTGATTGCAGTCAACGAACCCGATCTAGCCATAGCCATGTATAAACGCAGGGAGCTCTACGACTCCATGATACGTCTGGTGGAGCGCTACCACAAAGATCTACTGGACAGCACCCATCTCCACCTGGCACGTCAGCTGGAGTCGCGTGGCAAATTCAAGAATGCCGAGCTGCACTTTATCGCATCCGGGGACTGGAAGTCCGCCGTGCATATGTATTGCTCGTCGTCCCGTTGGGAGGATGGCTATCGCGTGGCCAAGCAGAAAGGCACCGAGGGCGCTAGCCAGCAGGTGGCTTATATGTGGGCCAAGTCCATGCCACTCGAGAGCGCTGTACGACTGCTCAGCAAGCTGGGACTGCTAGACACTGCTGTGGGCTTTGCCTGCGATTCGGGACAGTTTGAATTCGCCATGGAACTTTGTCGGTTTGCTGGTAAACCCACTGATGAGGTGCATCTGAAGATTGCCATGTCTCTGGAAGATGAGGGCAAGTTCGAAGAAGCCGAGGCAGAGTTCCTGAAAGCTCACAAGCCCAAGGAAGCCATACTCATGTATCAGCATGCGGGTGATTGGGCGGCAGCTCTCAATGTGGCCGAGCAGCATTTGCCAGATGCCATAAACGATGTGCTAATTGGTCAGGCATCCGCTGCTCTGGAGACACGCAACTATCAGGACTACGAGATGCTCCTTTTGCGCGCCCAGCGTCCCGATCTCATCATTGATTACTACAAGCAGGAATCCCTGTATGAGGATGCACTTCGTATTGCCGAAGAGCATTATCCCTCGGCCATGAATGATCTGCGTCGCTTGCACGCCCAGCAGCAGCGTGGTCAGCAGCAGGGAGAGGACGTCACCTCCGATTCCCGCGCATATTTGCAACGTGCTGCGGAGTTTGCCAAGCGCGAACAGTTCCGCAAGGCAGCCGAGTGTCTCATGCAGATTGATGCCTCCAATGCCGAGGATGCCGGCACTTTGGAACGTGCTCTACTTCGTGCCGCCGAGATAGTCAATCAGTTCCTGGAGGGTAAGGATGCACAGGACTTGGCTCAAACCCTGGGACCACGCCTGTTGGCCATTAAACAGATTGGACCAGCAGCGCAGCTCTATCTGGCTGCTGATATGCCGAAGCAGGCGGTGGATGTATTTATCCGTGCGGAACAATGGTCGAAGGCACGTCGCCTGGCCAAGGAGATTGATGCCGAGCTGCTGGCCTACgtagagcaacaacagaaatccCGATTAAAGCATGAAGGCAATGTGGAGCAACTGGCGGACATTGACATCATTAGCGCTTTGGATCTGCTGGCTGAGCAGGGACAATGGCAGCGGTGCCTCGATAAGGCAAAGCAGCTGAATCCCTCAGTGCTGCAGAAGTACGTGGCTGCTTATGCCGCGCAGTTGATACGCGAAAGCGACTGCATCAACGCCCTTGGACTTTATCTCAGCTATGGGGCACCGCCCATCGAGGAGCACTTTAATCTTTACTCGCGCATCGCCTTGGACTGTCTGTCGCTGCGCGAGGAACAATCGGAGGGCGGCAGCTTATGGCAGCGATTGCGTGACTTTCTGTACCGCATGATTATCGGAGTACGCGGCTCGGAGCATGCTCAGTCTGCCTTTGCCGGCAAGGCGGAGCAGTATCTGACCATTGCCCACTATTACGCCACCCGAGCTGCCTGTCGCCCAGTTCCCTCCCTTCAACCGGTGGCAGTACGTCTCTCCCTGGCGTTGCTGCGACACACGGATGTGCTACCCGTGG